Proteins encoded together in one Eubalaena glacialis isolate mEubGla1 chromosome 7, mEubGla1.1.hap2.+ XY, whole genome shotgun sequence window:
- the LOC133095774 gene encoding LOW QUALITY PROTEIN: sperm-associated antigen 1-like (The sequence of the model RefSeq protein was modified relative to this genomic sequence to represent the inferred CDS: deleted 1 base in 1 codon) encodes METSVLRHLKGIPVMVSRYEEAAEPAPAGRAAEPRAMGNIQKKLTGKSEGGGRPERGAPRRGRAPEAGAYKRDRPRAPATAGGASGHPGSGRGAGDPAASAPPGPGASPGRGVPPPPPPAALVGPAGLKSQGNELFKNRQFAEAALRYSAAIAQLEPARSGSADDLSILYSSRAACYLKDGNCSGCIQDCNRALELHTFSIKPLLRQAMAYETLEQYQKAYVDYKTVLQIDCGIQIANDSVNRITKILMALDGPSWREKLSPIPAVPTSAQLRAWRPVAETPPDQVGDSCSHHQPGITDEKMFKTLKEEGNRCVKDKNYKDALSKYSECLKINNKECAIYTNRALCYLKLGQFEEAKQGCDQALQIDLSNVTACYRRALAHKGLKNYQKSLNDLRKVLLLDPNIIEAKMELEEVTRILNVQDNAASFNKEKERRKIEIQEVNEGHREEPERTSEDVSTDSRASEKGDTSNGPREFYEKLPIPKPNNVYEFGQVINAISTRKDKEACAHLLAITELKDLPVLLSNRLEGDTFLLLIQSLKNNLIDKDPSLVYQHLLYLSKAERFKMMLTILISKGQKEQIKQLFDDLSDTPNKHFTLEDVQALKRQYEL; translated from the exons ATGGAGACTTCAGTATTAAGACATCTCAAAGGAATCCCTGTAATGGTCTCCAGATACGAAG AGGCCGCGGAGCCGGCGCCAGCCGGGCGCGCCGCCGAGCCGCGCGCCATGGGCAACATCCAGAAGAAGCTGACGGGCAAGAGCGAGGGCGGTGGGCGGCCGGAGAGGGGCGCGCCGCGGCGGGGCCGGGCGCCGGAGGCCGGCGCGTACAAGCGGGACCGGCCGCGGGCCCCGGCGACGGCGGGCGGCGCCAGTGGGCACCCGGGCAGCGGGCGGGGCGCCGGGGACCCCGCGGCCAGCGCGCCCCCTGGGCCCGGCGCGTCCCCCGGACGTGgcgtgccgccgccgccgccgcccgccgccctgGTCGGCCCCGCCGGCCTGAAGAGCCAGGGCAACGAGCTCTTTAAAAACCGGCAGTTCGCCGAGGCGGCTCTCAGGTACTCCGCGGCGATCGCGCAGCTGGAGCCTGCAAGAAGTGGAAGTGCAGATGATCTAAGTATCTTATATTCAAGTAGAGCAGCATGTTACCTAAAAGACGGAAACTGCAGTGGCTGCATTCAAGATTGTAACAGGGCTCTGGAACTACATACATTCTCAATCAAGCCTCTTCTTCGACAAGCAATGGCCTATGAAACTTTAGAGCAGTATCAGAAAGCTTATGTGGATTATAAAACAGTGTTGCAAATAGACTGCGGAATCCAGATAGCAAATGACAGTGTTAACAGgataacaaaaattttaatggcCCTGGATGGACCAAGCTGGCGGGAGAAGCTGTCGCCCATTCCTGCTGTGCCCACTTCCGCACAATTGCGAGCTTGGCGGCCTGTGGCAGAGACGCCCCCAGACCAAGTGGGAGATTCCTGCAGCCATCACCAACCGGGCATCACagatgaaaaaatgtttaaaacccttaaagaagaaggaaatcgaTGTGTAAAGGACAAAAACTATAAAGATGCCCTTAGTAAATACAGTGAATGCTTAAAGATTAACAACAAGGAATGTGCCATTTATACAAACAGAGCCCTCTGTTACTTGAAGCTGGGCCAGTTTGAAGAGGCAAAGCAGGGCTGTGACCAGGCGCTTCAGATAGATCTCAGCAATGTGACAGCATGCTATAGACGAGCTCTTGCTCACAAAGGACTCAAGAATTATCAGAAAAGTTTAAATGATCTCCGTAAAGTTCTCCTACTAGACCCAAATATTATTGAGGCAAAAATGGAACTGGAAGAGGTCACCAGAATCCTGAATGTTCAGGATAATGCAGCATCATTcaacaaagaaaaggagagaaggaaaattgaGATTCAAGAGGTGAATGAAGGCCATAGAGAGGAGCCTGAAAGGACCTCGGAGGACGTCTCCACTGACTCCCGTGCTTCTGAGAAGGGGGACACAAGCAACGGGCCCCGAGAATTCTATGAGAAACTACCAATCCCCAAGCCTAACAATGTCTATGAATTTGGCCAGGTTATAAACGCCATCAGTACTAGGAAAGATAAAGAAGCCTGTGCACACCTGTTAGCCATCACTGAACTGAAAGACTTGCCAGTGTTGTTGAGTAACAGACTTGAAGGGGATACATTCCTGCTTCTCATCCAGTCTCTGAAAAATAATCTTATTGATAAAGATCCTTCTTTGGTATATCAGCATCTTTTATATCTGAGTAAAGCAGAAAGGTTTAAGATGATGTTGACA ATCTTGATTAGCAAGGGCCAAAAGGAGCAGATTAAACAGCTCTTTGATGACCTCTCAGACACACCAAACAAACATTTTACTTTAGAAGATGTGCAGGCCCTCAAAAGGCAGTATGAGCTTTAA